One genomic region from Biomphalaria glabrata chromosome 7, xgBioGlab47.1, whole genome shotgun sequence encodes:
- the LOC106072426 gene encoding neuropilin and tolloid-like protein 1 codes for MYSLGTLQDPVILILILFSFVIFFCVPHAAADVPLYYLSDYCSNTLDMDISKVQAGRLLLHRPNQPLRDTNCQMIVKAPVNKKLTFKFHHFNVHSPQGCNNNHLQLFDDEQFSVPLSGQLCNSAGPSKAYITSTETASIRLTKDQFLNDQVDLVFTAFNFAPCTGGTYACRNDHCIASELYCNGLDNCGDESDICVLRAKTVIAIIIAVVVVAVVLAIILGVYLFRRQRRIRRERVSG; via the exons ATGTATTCTTTGGGCACATTACAAGATCCGGTCATACTCATCCTCATCCTTTTTTCGTTTGTGATTTTCTTCTGTGTTCCTCACGCTGCTGCAGATGTTCCTCTAT ATTATTTATCAGACTATTGTTCCAACACACTGGACATGGACATCTCCAAAGTCCAAGCAGGCCGATTGTTGCTGCATCGACCAAACCAGCCCTTGAGGGACACCAACTGCCAGATGATCGTCAAGGCGCCGGTCAACAAAAAGCTGACCTTTAAGTTCCACCACTTCAACGTCCATTCACCGCAGGGGTGCAACAACAACCACCTCCAGCTGTTTGATGACGAACAGTTCAGTGTTCCCCTCTCAG GTCAGCTGTGTAACTCAGCCGGACCCAGCAAGGCGTACATCACGTCAACTGAGACAGCATCGATCAGATTGACCAAGGATCAGTTTCTGAACGATCAAGTGGACCTCGTATTTACAGCCTTTAATTTTG CTCCTTGCACTGGAGGGACTTACGCCTGCAGGAACGACCACTGTATCGCCAGCGAGCTATACTGCAACGGGCTGGACAACTGCGGCGACGAGTCGGACATCTGCGTCCTCAGAGCCAAGACGGTCATCGCCATCATCATAGCTGTGGTCGTTGTAGCTGTGGTGTTGGCCATCATTCTGGGCGTATACTTATTTAGGCGCCAGAGGCGGATACGTCGCGAGAGAGTGTCGGGATGA